A segment of the Halovivax limisalsi genome:
CCACCTGGTCGGGTTCGACGACCGTGCCGTCGTCCAGTTCGACCGACTCGCCCTCGTGTAGCCGGGAGAACTTCGGCCCGACGGGAACGCCGAGTTCCTCGGCCCGCTCGCGGTCGAAGCGACCCTTGCGCTCGTCTTCGATCAGCGCGTAGCCGAGCGAGCGCGTGTCGTGATCCGTCTCGAAGGTGCGAATCTCGTACTCCTCGCCGCGATAGGCGACATCGCCGGCGACGACTTCGCGAATCCGAAGCTCGAAGCCGGGACGCGTGTCGAGCGCGGATATCAGCGACCGAATCTGTCGGCGCGCGCCGCGGGGAACCGTGATCGAAAGCGGTCGCACCCGATCGTTGAAGTCGAGCGTCTGGACCAGCCCCGGCAGGCCGAGGACGTGATCGCCGTGGGCGTGCGTGACGAAGATGCGATCGATGTCGAACCCCGTCCCGTATCGCATCACCTGGCGCTGGGTCCCCTCGCCGGCGTCGAAGAGAAACGACTCGCCCTCGCGGGCGACCGCGATCGAACTCGGGTTTCGATCGACGGTTGGCACGGCCCCGCTCGTCCCGAGAAACGTCACGCACAAACTCATCGAGCGTGACTCGGGCCGGGACGGCTAAACCGTCTTCGAATCGGGGGGCCGATCCCCCTAGCAACTATTCAGCGTCGGCTGCACCGA
Coding sequences within it:
- the rnz gene encoding ribonuclease Z; the encoded protein is MSLCVTFLGTSGAVPTVDRNPSSIAVAREGESFLFDAGEGTQRQVMRYGTGFDIDRIFVTHAHGDHVLGLPGLVQTLDFNDRVRPLSITVPRGARRQIRSLISALDTRPGFELRIREVVAGDVAYRGEEYEIRTFETDHDTRSLGYALIEDERKGRFDRERAEELGVPVGPKFSRLHEGESVELDDGTVVEPDQVVGDPRPGRSLVYTGDTRPSAETVAVADDPDLLIHDATFASDNAERATETAHATARGAAEIANRCGAKRLALVHLSSRYAGDPSAHLAEARAVFDGPEERVFVPEDGHELDLPYPDA